Part of the Lucilia cuprina isolate Lc7/37 chromosome 5, ASM2204524v1, whole genome shotgun sequence genome is shown below.
tatagtttccgagaaaaacggatttttatgttttcactcaaaatattggtttttggtatgaaatacaagtgatcacagatttcacttgtttttgccgtatctcttatagttttcgagaaaaacggacttttgtgttttcactcaaaatattggtttttggtatgaaatacaagtgatcacagatttcgcttgtttttgctgtatctcttatagttttcgagaaaaacggacttttgtgttttcactcaaaatattagtttttggtatgaaatacaagtgatcacagatttcgcatgtttttgctgtatctctaatagttttggagaaaaacggacttttgagttttcactcaaaatattggtttttggtatgaaataccaagtttccaagaaaaacggatttttgtgtttttactcaaaatactggtttttggtatgaaatataagtgatcacagatttcacttgtttttgccgtatctcttatagtttccaagaaaaacggacttttatgttttcactcaaaatattggtttttggtatgaaatacaagtgatcacagatttcgcttgtttttgctgtatctcttatagttttcgagaaaaacggacttttgtgttttcactcaaaatattggtttttggtatgaaatacaagtgatcacagatttcgcttgcttttgctgtatctgttGAAGTTTTTGTGAAagcggacttttgtgttttcactaaaaatattggtttttggtgtAAAATATATACCACAGTCTacttctagtctagtctatatcccagtttagtctatagttcagtgtaGTCTATTGACCTGTCATCGGTATAGCAAACACCCATGAAATCGGGCATAGAACTTTATCAGTCTATTATAATGTATCTGTAAAAAgtattgccattttttttttataaaaatttatttaaatcgatttattaacaattacaaaataaaaatgtacataatttattgaaataaaatacttaactaaaattttaatacttttttatgttaatttaataaaataattaataaaaattaaaaaaaaatatttttaatgcgtATATAGTATGGGTGTATATATGCTTCATTTACTACTATTtcgttttcttttcttctaCTTCGACTTTCGATTCTACTTCATCCTTTTCTTCTTCCTTGGCGCCTAGCACTTTCGTTTCGGTTTCATCTCGTGGACGTCGTTTTTGATTTTCGGGTATTGCTCGCAAATACGTTACACTGCCACCACCAATTGCCGTAGCAGTTTGTGGTTCAGAAGCTGAGGATACAATTTTCGGCGATGGCTCTGAAGGTCGTGCCACAAGAGCACGTTGATGAAGCGGTCTTTGAGGACCACCGTATTGAGGAACTTGATGATTTTGTTGCAATTGAGCGAAACGCATTAGGTGTTCATAGTTGACAGGTAATGCTGGAGGTTGTGGTGGTGGTTGATTACGATAATCGGGATGATCTTTGACGTATTGTTCATATGGAACGGGAATTGGTACGGGTACAGCGGTTACTGGATAACCAGCATCTACTAATGCCTGAAATTGTGCCTGTGTTAGAGGTTTACCTCCTGGTTGGGGTAAATGTAGTTGTTTCAAGTCATCTAATGTTTTGGGTTTAACGGTGCTAACGGGTCGAGAAGGTGTAGCTACTCCTGTTCCTTGCGATACGTAAATGCTTGATTGCGAAGTGGAAGGACCGGGTAAAGCATATTGTCTTAAATCAGTTGGTGGTGCCGAGTATTTAACAATAGCTGCTGGTGTCGGTTGAGCTGTAGGTTGTAAACTTCTATGTGGGTCAGGAGGACTAGGATAGAAATGTGTGGGTGACCCTGATGCCACCGAGGGTGAGGGTTCATAGAGTTGTTGTGCATATTTATGCGCTGGATAGTTAATTTCATTTTGGCGTGCCTTTAGTGGCGTCGGAGTTGTGACAAATTTAGTGCCATATTTTGAGCGATATGCTTTGGGTCTTGGTGAGGGTGAAGGTGCTGCATCATGGTAATAAAATTGTGATGCTTGTGCAGGTGGCTGGGCGGATGGTGTGGGGCCTTGAGCTTGTTGAGGATAAACTACTGGACCCAGCTTTTTAGCATCGATTACTTGTTGTGACACTGGGACGGGATAATTTTGTGTGGGCTGTGGATAGTTGTTATAACGAAACAGGGAGGGTACAAAGGGTTGCTCGTTGGCATCCAGAAGACTATTGGGAGCCGCTGTACTAGGCAGATATGATTTGGGTGTTCTGACTGAAGGTTGTGGCGGTGGTGGAGCCGGTCCTGGGGCTCTATGATGATGGTTAACTAATGCTGAGGGTTCATTTGAATTGTCTATAATCTGTACGGGTGCCACATTGGGTTTGTTGGAGGCCAACaacatttcaatttctttttccaAAGAAGATTTTGCCAAAGGATGATTGGGTAATGTTTTATAACTAATTTGAGGTTGATAGTAGGCAATTTGTGGTGGTAAGGGTTGTGGTGATGCTACCAATTCCTGTTGTGGTTGTTCCTCTCTAGGTCCTCCTTGCGGTAAGGGCAAGTATTTGGGTCCTCCTCTAGGCCTTTGTATATATTGAACATATTCTTGTTGGCCATCTTCCTCAGCTTCTAATCTTTGTCTATAACTTCCTAAACCTTGTGTTTGCAAACCAACCTTTTGTGAAGCAGCTCCAGCGGCGGCAGcagcttgttgttgttgctgctgctgttgttgatgacGTTCCTGGTGACGTTGTTGACTTTGCTGTTGCACAGCCTGATGTCTTCTCACTTGATCTTCATGATAAGCTCGAGCTTGTAATTCTTCTTCgagtattttcaaaaattgctcTTCTGGTATAATTTGATATTGTGCCTGATGAGGATTTTTCTGTTCAGcaggttgctgttgttgttgttgctgctgctgctgttgttgtactGCCAAATGATATGGTATTTGTTGTCTATACAGATGGCCTCTTGGATGTAGAGGTATTGGTTGTTCTACTGCTACGGCATATCGTTGTTCAGTTTCCTCCACTTGTGTTGTATGGGCTTGGCCACGTAAACTGGCGGCTGTAGACTTTTTATTTTGACCCACTTGAGATTTACCCTGATTTGGTATTTTATGTTGATGTCGGTTTAAGTCCTGGAGATAGGCAAAGTGTTGAATCTGTAAAAGGTATGAAACGGAATACAAATTATgtatattgttaataaaattatacatttgaaaattttcttaagaaaattcaaggcttaagaattttttattagaaaatctttagattttttatttggaattgcagttctagttcagttttagttcagttctagttcagttctagttcagttctagttcagttctagttcagttctagttcagttctagttcagttctagttcagttctagttcagttctagttcagttctagttcagttctagttcagttctagttcagttctagttcagttctagttcagttctagttcagttctagttcagttctagttcagttctagttctagttctagttcagttcttgttcagttctagtttaaggacatttttatgaaataattaattctttttttttataatttttgaaaaaattatgcagatttctatttaaaaattgagGCTCTTAAcctgtgtcttaagtcttttcaTGTTTAAtggtttatttgtatgtatattatgtttgcatcttaagtcttttgttttgaaaGCCTTTActgccaaacaaaaaaaatacaaacaaaagacACCACAACCTTTTTAAAAGTGCgtgttatttaaacattaataagagttttccaaaaataattcacatttcACGCCATTGACTGCAGTAATTAAGCGAAAATGAGGTAAATAaagtaaatgtttatattttccaAAACCTTGGCCACGTTTATTGGTGTTTTGAAAacatctttttattaaaaaaaaaacaatttaaataacagaaaaaaattaaactataaaaataattgtgagtaaatatttaatagaaaaaaaataataaataaatatgcatacaattaaataaatgttataaaattaaatccaCTTAAGTAGGCactcaaaattatataaacaattttattatctaAGTAGTTGCAAaacttaaaacataattttataataaaaagttgcaaataaacaaaaaagtgaaaaacaaaacttgcgaaaattgtacaaaaatagCGCGTGGGAAGAAAGTTGTTGAGTGGATTTATTGCAATACCTAGTTACCCATTACCCAATATTTTCTCAAAtgcataatttatttatgtgtgaTTTTatgtctttaaataaaatacaaatacaaaaactgTGTGAATTAATTTTACCCCTtaagttatttgtttattacatGCTGTTGGgccttttgtttaaataaaaatttatgtttttttcctcTACATTTTAATGTTAGTGTGAATCATCACGCTTTactatttaaattcaaatttattataaataacattaactatgtgaatacaaataaatttaacaactaaaagaaacaacaacataataacTTTAATGAGACTTGtcgtaatatttaatttttaataaatatgttactgtttgtttttgtttaaaagatttttattttaatacattgtttatagatatttttcttttctttacaagacttttataatgtaaattttaagaaatttttaataattttttcacaagaaaatctacataacaatcgtttaaaattgttttgtttgcaaaaattattaaaaaaaatatttattaatacttaGTATTCATAGTTAATGCCTTCTTAACCCTCTGTTAACTAGGGGGGGGGGGGGTATAAAGCTAagtgttaataaattaataattaggAAATATGTTAAACAATAGGGATTTTGTTGTTGAgcatgtttaaattattttaacaaataaaatatgagCTACTTTATAAGAccttgtataaatatttaatttatttaaattataactaGTTATAAATAATAGAGgatattttaaatgttcaaaTTAACTTACAATTTGATAATTTATTAGCAAGTTGCAGATATTTGGttcaaaacatttcattttgaatgaaacaaattttatgttcaATAAATTATTCGAAAATTAGTATTTGATCTTCCCGATAGATAAGCAATGTTAGAGCAAAAAACTAATAACTGTAATGTcataaataatttgattttgatCTGATATATTGATTAAGCTAAGTTTGAAAGATTCATTAGTAATGATCACAGATGCGTTTTATATAATGTGTGAAGAACCTAATGCGATCACTTGTCTTAACGGCGATCTTTCGCAACAATCCCGATACAAAAAGCGAAATAAATATTATCACATAGAAAGAACAGGATCCATTTACTTTAAtcgaaaatacatacattccaATAAACTCATACATTGAATGCTGTTTTAACAATCGCTATACTATTAGATTCTGTTCAGAAATCAGCTACCTATATCAATCTTTCGATCATGTAGTGATCGTCGGCAGTAACAGTAAGTAACAAAACTCTTGATCGTATTATGATCAAGTGCGTGTTGTTTATTACCTTAGTATCTAATTTTTAATATCTAATGTGATCTCCTGTCTGGACGATTTAATTACAGCGATCTTTTACCAAAGACTCAATACAATTAACGAGAAGATCAATGTCACTAGAATGTATAATATCCactatatttaattaaacataccTTTAGACCAAGTAGGTACTACTTTACAAGCTATCTTCCCCTACCATCATTATCATAAATTCCGTCCAGAAGCTAGGTGCCGACGTTAATCTTTTAACTACATGATTCCCGATGTAACATAACGAACAACTAGTAAAATATTGTGACCAAGAAACCAGTAGGAACTTAAACAGTAAGTCATAACATTCAAGTTATTGGCATATACTACATACTGTTATCGAATAAAACAATTGGCTTTTCTATTGACCACGTTATAAGTATTCAAACTGTAAAAGACTACAGTCTATGTAAAGTCGAAATGCTTTTACTGAACACATGCCCTACTTTACGGTTGTGCTTTGACAACCACAAGGTGAGATTACTGATTACCTCACATTTgtgtccatgtacaagcacatTGCTTAAGTACTCATTCTATCTTATCTTAACGTCCAAGATGCAAAACATAACTTccatttacaaccacgcagatgggatgacCTTTTTACAGAGTAGTATCTCTGGTATGAACAGTGTAAAACCTGTACATACCCGGAATGGGAAGAAACTTTAATAGTAacacttatataaaaaaaatcttacattCATCACCCTTTAACCCaacaacacttttcatttatcaaACTCAATACTCACTATAGGTGTGCGCATGGATCCTCTGTTGAGGATtatgttgtttcggcaacagcaccgaaccgaTCCTGAATTATAGTCTTTACAGTGAATAAGTCTTTTAACCAGCTTTTTACCGCAAATTTGGCTTCAAACCACAACCACCACTTGCATACCGAAGGATATGCCTAGGAGAGAACTACTGTCTAAAGATTCTTCGCCGAACGAACAAGCCATCACCATTGGTATGACGTATCGATATTACACTCCCTGCGCATAGGGACTACTACGGTAATAAACAGGCAGATAACCTTGCCAGAATGGGATCTTGATATCTCCGACGCCGTTTCAGTAGCAACTGCGTTAAGTTTTATTAGGAGTAATATcctcagattctttcttcaaaaagcaGAAAACAGGTGCAAAGGGGCCAAGTTATTGTGGCCCTCCTTCAGTGAGAAACCCACAAGACACCTTGTAAACCGAAGTAGGCGGGACATATCAAggctgatagcagtaataacaggacactaGAAAGTAAGCAGATATGCAAGTCGGCTTGCCCTTACAATGATCattgtcgcagttgcaaagacaaggaaaaggaagaaacggtcttccatctcTTCTGCGAATGAACTGCTCAGTAAAGGGAAAGCGCTTTCTTGTCGGTCATTCTTCTTCGAAAGTTCTTCTTTTTTGACATGTTAAGTCTCTCGATTGTGTGGTTACGTATCGTAGGTAGTAAAGTGTTACACGACTTGGCGAatctatcaaatatttaaatttacaagaaTGACATGTTATTGTCAGTTTTTGTCTGAACATGCCATACCCTCGAGGGTGCGTTTCCTTTGATGTCTAAGTATAGACATTATCATTATAGATTTATATGCTGTAGAGATTGGAATATGTGGGGATAGCGAATGTAACCCAatgaaataaacatatataaatgGATCGGAGTGAATGTGACCCCTTGACCcataataatataacaattatgGTTGTATCGTGaccaatacatatataaacgaaAGCATAAACGTAAATTGACTCTGATTGGTTAATCAGAGTTCTACTAAGCGTATGATTCCGAAgctcaaaataaatttcaatatttatacagGAAACACTTGTAGAACTTCGATCACCTAGAGTTTACCATCTGATATCACtgaaaaaagtttctaaaaggACAGTGTCCAGTTCTGGAATTTAATCGCAAGACTATGTTGGTTAACGAACAAATATATAGGCTAGTGGCATATATCAGGCTTCATCAGGAGCTTCATTAGTGCGGTAAATGGACTAAGAATATACAAGTACACGCATATTAAATTTTGTGGCTGCAGTTCAAAAGCAGACACATGCTATTTCGGCTGGACCTCTTTagcacaaacattttattagaaGAAGGTTTTATATAGTCGGGAATATGATGCAGGgatacttatttttctttttaagtcaTTTTAACAAGTATTTTCATTATAGGCATCTTCCcctaattatataaattaaataaataatataaacatttatttatatattcaaaatttacaaaaagaaaaaaaatttacaattcatCCAcctcaaaataaattattagttttcgcatcttatttaagattttaatatatacagacatttatatatgtattttagctTCCATTTAAAAGGCAATGATTTTGTTAAGATGCCACTTTAAAAACACAaggtgtttatttttataatttttccacGCTAAAGCATTGAGGGTGCAGTCTGTGGTGTTGGTGGTGTTACTGCTACGCTTCGCCAATTctcaatatattaaaacaataacgattattgtatttaattttttcttacttaTAGAGGTCTTGTTCATGTTAAATTGTTGCaattatagttttagtttttctttttttttttcttagaaaattttttggaaaatttgtggTTGATTTGTGCAGTtgatttcagttttttctttttttattatgttttaagttGTGAGAAATAAGTTACTTTGTAATAGCCGCAGAATACTTAAACAGTTGTTATGTTGTcagtaaataattgtttttcttaaagacTCTCAATTAGGAGAAAACAATTGTCAGATAGTTTTCAACAAATTAAACATGTTAAAACATGACACAATTTAtgtaagaaaatataacaaattaaggagtaaatataaaattgtttaaaaaaaattcataaaaaaatttctaagcttttaaaacaaaagacttaagacacaaacttcAATTGTTTTCCTTTGAACAAACTAACGCTTtgttcttaagtcttttgtttttaaacgatATTACGAAAcaggaaatgtttatttttcatagaaaacataatttacatatttttttttcaacaaaatccttaaaaattataagaatttatttgaacacgatttacaaaaaaaattctcttaataGAAAGCTTAGCATCcagcatttagtttttttattgtaaaacataatttatagtTTACAAACATTTACATTAAACATTTGTAAACGTTGTAATTGCAAGGCAACAGAAAGAGAGAGAGGAAGAGATGAACAATATTACTAAATGCTGACAGAAAGAATCGTGTATGAGAAACTAGTCACGACAAAGGCCCCATGAACAAATTAACCACAATATTGTTGCAACAAAccttaataacaacaacagcaacaattgtaacaacaataactacaagtacaataataaaaccttaagaaaaaaaaacatcttataGACTATTTAAAAATGCTAGAGCATCACTTGCAGCCTAGTATTTTTTTCAAGTTAAgagcaaaaatatattaaacaaagcTATGAATCTCCTCTGAAATATAATACAAGTACAACACtgatacaataacaacaacaaatataaacattatttaaaaaatatatatatttaacaacaactacTCAACAGTTGCACTGccacaaaaaaatacttgtCAACTGCTttgtacaaaagaaaaaaacaataactgcATTACTTTAGATAATGTCTTCTTCGTAtttggttatttaaaaaatacctttgtatccacaacagcagcagcattcTGTGTTGGCCAATCTTtggcaaaaacaattttgaaatattttatgaggaagtttttttacaacaaaatttaatttatctatGAAAAAATCCATAGATACATGATTTATAATATGAATGCTGTATGGAATCTTATATGGAAGTTGATGATGTATTATGGAtcgtttgttataaaattagtaACCTTGATTTAAAACACATAGTGAAGTTACTTCTGCAAGATTGCTGGTTTATCTGGTGTACTAAATAAGTCTAAAATTGGATGGATATGTatgatatttaaacaaattatttctgGTTACGTTATTGTGGAAATTGATGTGAACATGTTTATGTTTGAGATAATGTTCAGTTTTAAACGTTATTTGTATTGATGTTAagtgaaaaaatagaaaaataccaCAAACAGTTTCAATAGGCTTAGTGCTATAGATTTGGAATAAGAAACTTTTATCATTTGGGGAACGACTGAAATGACTAGATAATCTAAGAATAATCTCTGAAAGCTAGGTCTTTTGTCTAACATAAACATGGGTGGAATAACCTTTATACATGCAGAGTAGCCAAGTTGATGTGGTCTTCTttcgataaaaaataaactattcaaCTTAAAACCTGTAAC
Proteins encoded:
- the LOC111682670 gene encoding ataxin-2 homolog, translating into MKTLLILICLTIGILNVCCASEINKPTKLTTTKQIADDTTKTTTTTTTNTAAAASAPVAAIALTNDATKDKRETKDTKDASTVYANHRSDTATAIVHRSSNANDDDPESPQETVYGTNARQFLIRPQQQHLQQQQQQQNEEEQLPPQLRNYPATIRPHNTQLLEQSQEIQHFAYLQDLNRHQHKIPNQGKSQVGQNKKSTAASLRGQAHTTQVEETEQRYAVAVEQPIPLHPRGHLYRQQIPYHLAVQQQQQQQQQQQQPAEQKNPHQAQYQIIPEEQFLKILEEELQARAYHEDQVRRHQAVQQQSQQRHQERHQQQQQQQQQAAAAAGAASQKVGLQTQGLGSYRQRLEAEEDGQQEYVQYIQRPRGGPKYLPLPQGGPREEQPQQELVASPQPLPPQIAYYQPQISYKTLPNHPLAKSSLEKEIEMLLASNKPNVAPVQIIDNSNEPSALVNHHHRAPGPAPPPPQPSVRTPKSYLPSTAAPNSLLDANEQPFVPSLFRYNNYPQPTQNYPVPVSQQVIDAKKLGPVVYPQQAQGPTPSAQPPAQASQFYYHDAAPSPSPRPKAYRSKYGTKFVTTPTPLKARQNEINYPAHKYAQQLYEPSPSVASGSPTHFYPSPPDPHRSLQPTAQPTPAAIVKYSAPPTDLRQYALPGPSTSQSSIYVSQGTGVATPSRPVSTVKPKTLDDLKQLHLPQPGGKPLTQAQFQALVDAGYPVTAVPVPIPVPYEQYVKDHPDYRNQPPPQPPALPVNYEHLMRFAQLQQNHQVPQYGGPQRPLHQRALVARPSEPSPKIVSSASEPQTATAIGGGSVTYLRAIPENQKRRPRDETETKVLGAKEEEKDEVESKVEVEEKKTK